A window from Kovacikia minuta CCNUW1 encodes these proteins:
- a CDS encoding succinate--CoA ligase subunit alpha, giving the protein MNFTPGSKVIVQGIAEPLGLTYAPLMKAYGTQVVAGVSPGHGGQMLYGIPVFDLVEAAVANLGTIDTTVILTQPYAALDAALEAIASGIRQIVLITDGIPPLDMICLLRKAEATETLVVGPNSPGIIIPGQMLLGIHPSEFYTPGSVGLISRSGTLTYEIALELTRAGLGQSIGVSIGGDAIVGSSFPQWLQILDEDENTEVIVLVGEIGGDSEEAAAHYIAEAIDKPVIAYVAGRTAPRGRRMGHAGAIVDSQIAELGTDIGTADSKINAFQRAKIPVADRPSQIPTLVKKMLKLPTKKA; this is encoded by the coding sequence ATGAACTTTACGCCAGGCAGTAAGGTAATTGTGCAGGGAATTGCGGAGCCACTGGGTCTAACCTATGCCCCGCTAATGAAAGCTTACGGCACCCAGGTGGTTGCCGGGGTCAGCCCTGGGCATGGGGGGCAAATGCTCTATGGGATTCCGGTCTTTGACCTGGTAGAAGCAGCAGTCGCCAACCTGGGCACGATCGACACAACGGTGATCCTGACCCAACCCTATGCAGCACTGGACGCAGCGCTGGAAGCGATCGCGTCCGGCATCCGACAGATCGTGTTAATTACCGACGGCATCCCACCGCTGGATATGATCTGCCTGTTGCGGAAAGCTGAAGCCACAGAAACGTTAGTTGTGGGTCCCAACAGTCCAGGGATTATTATCCCAGGGCAGATGTTGTTAGGCATCCACCCCAGCGAGTTTTATACCCCCGGTTCAGTTGGGTTAATTAGCCGTAGTGGTACCCTCACCTATGAAATTGCACTGGAGCTTACCCGTGCAGGGTTAGGGCAGTCGATTGGGGTCAGCATTGGTGGAGATGCGATCGTGGGTTCATCTTTTCCCCAATGGCTTCAAATTCTGGATGAGGACGAAAACACGGAAGTCATTGTTTTGGTCGGAGAAATTGGTGGGGACAGTGAGGAAGCCGCTGCCCACTACATCGCTGAAGCGATTGATAAGCCTGTGATTGCCTACGTTGCTGGGCGCACTGCTCCTAGAGGCAGACGGATGGGACATGCGGGAGCGATCGTGGATTCCCAGATTGCCGAATTGGGCACCGATATTGGCACCGCTGACAGCAAAATCAATGCCTTTCAACGAGCCAAAATTCCCGTTGCCGATCGCCCCTCCCAAATTCCCACACTCGTGAAAAAAATGTTGAAGCTACCAACCAAAAAGGCTTAG
- the dxs gene encoding 1-deoxy-D-xylulose-5-phosphate synthase — protein MHLSEITHPNQLHGLSIYQLQQVARQIREKHLQTVAASGGHLGPGLGVVELTLALYQTLDLDRDKVTWDVGHQAYPHKLLTGRYSRFHTLRQKDGVAGYLKRCESKFDHFGAGHASTSISAALGMALARDMQGEKYKVVAVIGDGALTGGMALEAINHAGHLPKTNLLVVLNDNEMSISPNVGAIPRYLNKMRLSPPVQFISDNLEEQFKHLPFVGDSLAPELGRVKEGMKRLAVPKVGAVFEELGFTYMGPIDGHNLEELIATFQQAHKTPGPVLVHVATVKGKGYEIAEKDQVGYHAQSPFNLATGKAVPSNKPKPPSYSKVFGETLTKLAENDPRIIGITAAMATGTGLDILQKRLPDQYIDVGIAEQHAVTLAAGLACEGMRPVATIYSTFLQRAFDQIIHDVCIQNLPVFFCMDRAGIVGADGPTHQGMYDIAYLRCIPNMVLMAPKDEAELQRMILTGIQHTEGPIALRYPRGNGYGAPLMEEGWEPLPIGKGEILRNGDDILLVAYGSMVYPAMQTAEILHEHGIDATVVNARFAKPLDTELILPLAKRIGRVVTLEEGCLMGGFGSAIAEAMLDADITVPITRIGIPDILVDHAEPNESKVDLGLTPSQMAERILKLFSKQPSTVGV, from the coding sequence ATGCATCTGAGTGAAATTACTCACCCGAACCAGTTACACGGGCTGTCAATTTATCAGCTTCAACAGGTTGCCCGTCAGATCCGTGAGAAACACCTGCAAACGGTTGCCGCCAGTGGTGGGCATCTCGGTCCTGGTTTGGGCGTTGTCGAACTGACCCTCGCCCTCTATCAAACCCTGGATCTCGATCGCGATAAAGTTACCTGGGATGTGGGACACCAGGCATACCCCCATAAACTGCTGACCGGGCGCTATTCCCGTTTCCACACCCTGCGTCAAAAAGATGGAGTTGCAGGCTACCTGAAGCGGTGCGAAAGTAAATTCGATCACTTCGGGGCAGGGCATGCCTCCACTAGCATTTCTGCGGCTTTGGGGATGGCTCTGGCGCGGGATATGCAGGGTGAAAAATACAAAGTTGTTGCCGTCATTGGAGATGGGGCATTGACTGGTGGCATGGCGCTGGAAGCGATTAACCATGCAGGACACCTGCCCAAAACCAATCTGCTGGTTGTCCTGAATGACAACGAAATGTCGATTTCGCCTAACGTGGGTGCAATCCCCCGCTATCTCAACAAAATGCGGCTCAGCCCCCCGGTTCAATTTATTAGTGACAATTTAGAAGAGCAGTTCAAGCACCTCCCCTTTGTTGGCGACTCCCTTGCCCCCGAATTGGGACGGGTCAAGGAAGGGATGAAGCGGTTGGCAGTTCCTAAGGTGGGAGCGGTTTTTGAAGAATTAGGCTTCACCTATATGGGGCCGATCGACGGACACAACCTGGAAGAATTAATTGCCACCTTCCAGCAGGCGCATAAAACTCCGGGTCCAGTTCTGGTTCATGTGGCAACGGTGAAAGGTAAGGGTTACGAAATTGCCGAAAAGGACCAGGTTGGCTATCACGCCCAATCTCCCTTTAATCTGGCAACGGGCAAAGCCGTTCCTTCCAATAAACCCAAACCCCCTAGCTATTCAAAGGTTTTTGGTGAAACATTAACCAAGCTGGCAGAAAATGACCCCCGCATTATTGGCATTACTGCTGCAATGGCAACGGGAACCGGATTAGACATTCTGCAAAAGCGGTTACCCGACCAGTATATTGATGTTGGCATTGCCGAGCAGCATGCCGTTACCCTCGCTGCTGGCCTTGCCTGCGAGGGTATGCGTCCCGTTGCAACCATCTACTCCACCTTTCTGCAACGGGCATTCGACCAGATTATTCACGATGTCTGCATTCAAAATCTACCAGTCTTTTTCTGCATGGATCGGGCAGGCATTGTTGGAGCCGATGGCCCCACTCACCAGGGCATGTACGATATTGCTTACCTGCGTTGCATTCCCAATATGGTGCTGATGGCTCCCAAGGATGAAGCCGAACTGCAACGCATGATTCTAACTGGAATCCAACACACCGAGGGACCGATCGCCCTCCGTTATCCCAGGGGCAATGGCTACGGCGCGCCCCTGATGGAAGAGGGATGGGAACCGCTCCCGATCGGTAAGGGAGAAATTCTCCGCAATGGCGATGATATTCTTTTAGTTGCCTATGGCTCAATGGTCTACCCAGCCATGCAAACCGCTGAGATCTTGCATGAGCATGGCATTGATGCCACCGTGGTAAATGCCCGTTTCGCCAAACCCCTGGACACGGAACTGATTTTGCCCCTGGCAAAGAGAATCGGTCGTGTAGTGACCCTGGAAGAAGGCTGTCTAATGGGAGGGTTCGGCTCGGCAATTGCCGAAGCCATGCTTGATGCCGATATCACCGTACCGATTACTCGCATCGGAATTCCCGACATTCTGGTGGATCACGCCGAACCCAATGAATCAAAGGTAGACTTAGGTCTGACCCCATCCCAGATGGCGGAGCGGATTCTGAAACTGTTTAGTAAACAACCCTCTACTGTTGGAGTTTAA
- a CDS encoding DUF1517 domain-containing protein: MSSWRDRLSQLGGKTRFVVCRLFIHLAGQEVAPLLGVLNQAARSAVEADGDLEVLGEGLVEICQSILQYDIYWQAAANEGDVFWDEGEAGDFVTELFTDSAQRYLSSPGLDQATDNDESLSLPITHNLIVMLTVAYEGEVPELEADLADMSTLKKGLKSLINLHYQQRLRAIQVHFSPAQLGDELTSDQVLLNFPELIPL, from the coding sequence ATGAGTTCATGGCGCGATCGCCTCAGTCAATTGGGTGGTAAAACCCGTTTTGTGGTTTGTCGGTTGTTTATTCACCTGGCAGGGCAAGAGGTTGCTCCGTTGCTTGGTGTTCTCAATCAGGCTGCTCGATCCGCTGTCGAGGCTGATGGCGATCTGGAAGTGCTAGGAGAAGGATTGGTTGAAATTTGCCAGAGCATTCTCCAATACGATATCTACTGGCAGGCAGCCGCCAATGAAGGTGATGTTTTTTGGGATGAGGGAGAAGCGGGAGATTTTGTTACGGAGTTATTTACCGATTCTGCCCAACGCTACCTGAGTTCTCCTGGTTTAGATCAGGCAACCGATAATGATGAGTCACTTTCCCTACCAATTACCCACAATTTGATTGTCATGCTTACCGTTGCCTACGAGGGTGAAGTTCCAGAATTAGAAGCCGATCTGGCGGATATGAGCACGCTCAAAAAGGGGCTTAAATCTTTGATCAACCTCCACTACCAGCAACGACTGCGGGCAATTCAGGTTCACTTTTCTCCTGCCCAATTGGGGGATGAACTCACTTCTGACCAGGTGTTGCTCAACTTTCCAGAACTCATTCCGCTCTAG
- a CDS encoding pentapeptide repeat-containing protein — MNTEEITKRYESGDRDFSDVDLSEANLEGIDLSGSVLSGVNFDGAILKRANLSHADLSGADLSGADLSEADLSGADLSDAILDGAILEGAILDSANLRQADLRIANMVQSDLSNADLYQADLSGANLESADLSAADLAIADLEQANLNDASLERANLSGANLEKANLEGTILEGGDSNLAT; from the coding sequence ATGAACACTGAGGAAATCACAAAGCGGTATGAGTCAGGCGATCGCGATTTCAGTGACGTTGACTTGAGTGAAGCGAATCTCGAAGGAATTGATTTGAGCGGCTCGGTTTTGAGTGGAGTCAATTTTGATGGAGCTATCCTGAAACGGGCAAACTTGAGCCATGCCGACCTAAGTGGGGCAGATTTGAGCGGAGCGGATTTAAGTGAAGCGGATCTGAGCGGAGCCGATCTGAGCGATGCCATCCTGGATGGTGCCATTCTGGAAGGAGCCATTTTAGATAGTGCCAATTTGCGGCAAGCAGACCTAAGAATTGCCAACATGGTGCAATCGGATCTTTCTAATGCCGATTTGTACCAGGCAGATTTGAGTGGTGCCAATCTGGAGTCAGCGGATTTGAGTGCAGCGGATCTGGCGATCGCAGACCTGGAGCAGGCAAACCTGAACGATGCTTCCTTAGAACGAGCAAATCTGAGTGGTGCCAATCTGGAGAAGGCAAACCTTGAAGGAACGATTCTAGAGGGAGGGGATAGTAACCTTGCAACATAA
- a CDS encoding DUF6658 family protein, which translates to MKQIISFFKHLPVARILTIFVVGFALFLTTACSTGDMKGAHPDNPAVQMGGSNNPYKQGGDNYTKYRFSEDAKADTNITPDRS; encoded by the coding sequence GTGAAGCAGATTATTTCATTCTTCAAACACTTACCAGTAGCTCGAATTCTCACTATTTTCGTAGTTGGATTCGCGTTATTTCTTACAACTGCTTGTAGCACTGGCGACATGAAGGGCGCACACCCGGATAATCCTGCTGTGCAAATGGGTGGTTCCAATAATCCCTATAAACAAGGTGGGGACAACTATACCAAGTATAGATTCTCCGAGGATGCTAAAGCAGATACCAACATTACTCCCGATCGTAGTTAA
- a CDS encoding response regulator transcription factor, producing the protein MSRILIVDDEAPLRESLTYTLCKEGYEVATAEDGMSAIKQFHKQVPDLILLDLMLPEVDGMEVCWRIRAFSDVPIVILTAKDQDIDKVRGLDAGADDYVTKPFNTGELLSRIRAALRRHPKKSSE; encoded by the coding sequence ATGTCTCGCATTTTAATTGTGGATGATGAAGCTCCTCTTCGTGAAAGTTTAACCTACACACTTTGTAAGGAAGGCTATGAGGTAGCAACTGCGGAAGATGGGATGAGTGCCATCAAGCAGTTTCATAAGCAAGTTCCCGACCTCATCTTGTTGGATCTGATGCTGCCTGAGGTAGATGGGATGGAGGTCTGTTGGCGAATTCGGGCATTTTCTGATGTTCCGATCGTGATCCTGACTGCCAAAGACCAGGATATTGATAAGGTTCGAGGACTGGATGCTGGAGCCGATGATTATGTGACGAAACCATTTAACACGGGTGAGTTGCTTTCGCGGATAAGAGCGGCTCTGCGGCGTCACCCTAAAAAATCGTCTGAGTAA
- a CDS encoding HAMP domain-containing protein, with product MDKRFSIRWNSFHIKLLATYLLLTVLGTSMMTSYVLWSFNNYFMRSRQTDLENWTAALNESFADALEDNDIHRVALLTQRYGAPETIVLRVFNPQGQLIASSNFKQDQLVANWLTVAGVKEALQNQSMKGRTKGVLTTDDRLYIARPILRDGQLLGVLRMSITLEQFQRQFVTVVWTILGALAITILLCALVSHRFARSLSKPIERMRNFANRIGGGHFSDRLLIRQSNELDQLANELNRMSARLASLDQERRTLLPPLAN from the coding sequence ATGGATAAACGGTTTTCCATTCGCTGGAATTCCTTTCATATCAAACTGTTGGCAACCTACCTGTTGCTAACAGTTTTGGGTACTTCCATGATGACAAGCTATGTTCTCTGGTCGTTTAACAACTACTTCATGCGATCGCGCCAGACAGACCTGGAAAACTGGACAGCAGCCCTGAATGAAAGTTTTGCAGATGCGCTAGAAGACAATGATATACATCGGGTTGCCTTACTGACGCAGCGATATGGTGCACCCGAAACAATTGTGCTAAGGGTGTTTAATCCCCAGGGTCAGTTGATAGCCAGCTCAAATTTTAAGCAAGATCAATTAGTAGCAAACTGGCTCACGGTTGCGGGAGTCAAGGAAGCTTTGCAAAACCAGTCCATGAAGGGGCGAACCAAAGGAGTTTTGACTACAGACGATCGCCTCTATATTGCCCGACCCATTCTGCGGGATGGTCAACTGTTGGGAGTTTTGAGGATGTCCATCACCTTAGAACAATTCCAACGTCAGTTTGTCACCGTTGTTTGGACCATTTTAGGGGCGTTAGCCATCACCATCCTTTTGTGCGCCCTGGTTAGTCATCGTTTCGCGCGCAGCCTCTCAAAACCCATAGAGAGGATGCGGAATTTTGCCAACCGGATTGGTGGAGGGCACTTCAGTGATAGATTATTAATCCGCCAGAGCAATGAACTTGATCAGTTGGCAAATGAACTGAACCGGATGAGCGCCCGACTCGCTTCCCTCGATCAGGAGCGGAGAACATTATTACCGCCATTAGCGAATTGA
- the psbH gene encoding photosystem II reaction center phosphoprotein PsbH: MQQQKFQPKNVAPIQYLLRNLNSSAGRVTPGWGTTPLMAILMLLFFVFLLIILQVYNASILLEGVNVDWSALNNVPAISDPPPSPEGNFAATATKIFFGLLVFTAGCVAFIRYGAITYPKDQA; encoded by the coding sequence ATGCAACAACAAAAGTTTCAACCCAAAAATGTCGCCCCAATTCAGTACTTGTTGAGAAACTTAAATTCCAGTGCAGGTAGGGTTACTCCTGGGTGGGGAACCACACCTCTCATGGCTATTTTGATGCTGTTATTTTTTGTTTTTCTGTTGATCATTTTGCAAGTCTACAATGCTTCCATTTTGTTGGAAGGTGTGAATGTGGACTGGTCAGCTTTGAACAACGTTCCGGCAATTTCCGATCCACCACCTTCTCCCGAAGGAAATTTTGCCGCAACTGCAACCAAAATATTTTTTGGTTTACTTGTTTTCACCGCTGGCTGTGTCGCCTTTATTCGTTATGGGGCGATTACCTATCCCAAGGATCAGGCGTAA